In Campylobacter vulpis, a genomic segment contains:
- the purL gene encoding phosphoribosylformylglycinamidine synthase subunit PurL, which yields MDKETIKAHKISDEEYTEILNILGREPNLLELGVISAMWSEHCSYKSSKKYLNGFPTKAPWVIQGPGENAGVIDIGGGMAAVFKVESHNHPSFIEPFAGAATGVGGILRDVFTMGARVVAGLNSLKFGDIKDAKVAKHQKYLLKGVVSGISHYGNCMGVPTIGGECAFEPCFNGNILVNAFALGICKIEDIFYAKAEGVGNPVIYVGSKTGRDGLGGAVMSSSGFSEESKKLRPTVQIGDPFSEKLLMEACLELFKEDYIVGIQDMGAAGLTSSSFEMAGRSGSGMRLYLDKTPMREEGMSPYELMLSESQERMLICAKKGYEDKVIEIFKKWQLDAVVMGEVTDTGLMELFWHKERVGLIPIEPLSEKAPILDRAVREPSYLKEIQNDEFELKLPINELFKQMLSNESVNDKSFIYEQFDSSVGTNTIKADGALGASVLRVKENGAALAMAMECNSRLNFIDPKKGAAMAVAAVGRKIACSGARALAISDCLNYGNPQNPEVMWQFAQGCEGIKEACKALNTPVVSGNVSLYNETDGISIYPSPTIVGVGVQKNANLTLKARIERENIALYLLGESFGEFGASLAMKVQDKKAAGSIKGMDYKAELTLWDLLISANERGLLECANSVGVGGVALSVAKMLALSCVGADLKSEFKDESWLFEESSSRAVVGVSDEEAFLTLAKEYGVKAYKLGLSTKKQEFIFDSLILSCEELKRLYFESFKEQIL from the coding sequence ATGGACAAAGAAACGATAAAAGCCCATAAAATCAGCGATGAGGAATATACTGAAATTTTAAACATCTTAGGTAGAGAGCCAAATTTACTTGAACTTGGCGTGATTTCTGCGATGTGGAGTGAGCATTGCTCTTATAAATCAAGTAAAAAATACCTCAATGGCTTTCCCACAAAAGCACCTTGGGTCATACAAGGACCGGGGGAAAATGCCGGCGTTATTGACATAGGCGGAGGTATGGCAGCGGTTTTTAAGGTCGAAAGTCATAATCACCCAAGCTTTATCGAGCCTTTTGCAGGAGCAGCCACTGGCGTTGGAGGGATATTAAGAGATGTTTTTACTATGGGCGCTAGGGTCGTTGCAGGGCTTAATTCTTTAAAATTTGGAGACATTAAAGACGCAAAAGTCGCTAAACATCAAAAATATTTACTCAAAGGCGTTGTGAGTGGAATTTCACATTATGGAAATTGTATGGGAGTGCCAACAATAGGCGGAGAATGTGCCTTTGAGCCTTGCTTTAATGGCAATATCTTAGTCAATGCCTTTGCGCTTGGAATTTGCAAAATAGAAGATATTTTTTACGCTAAGGCAGAGGGCGTGGGTAATCCTGTCATTTATGTCGGCTCAAAAACAGGGCGTGATGGGCTTGGTGGGGCTGTGATGAGCTCTTCAGGCTTTAGTGAGGAGAGTAAAAAACTCCGCCCCACAGTCCAAATAGGCGACCCTTTTAGCGAAAAACTTCTAATGGAGGCTTGTTTAGAGCTTTTTAAAGAAGATTATATCGTAGGCATACAGGATATGGGTGCAGCTGGGCTTACTAGCTCAAGCTTTGAAATGGCAGGGCGTAGCGGAAGTGGAATGCGGCTTTATTTAGATAAAACCCCTATGCGTGAAGAGGGTATGAGTCCTTATGAATTAATGCTTAGCGAAAGTCAAGAAAGAATGCTTATTTGTGCAAAAAAAGGCTACGAAGATAAGGTTATTGAGATTTTTAAAAAATGGCAGCTTGATGCCGTGGTTATGGGCGAGGTTACGGATACGGGCTTAATGGAGCTTTTTTGGCATAAGGAAAGGGTAGGGCTTATCCCTATTGAGCCTTTAAGCGAAAAAGCACCGATTTTAGATAGAGCTGTAAGAGAGCCTAGCTATTTAAAGGAAATTCAAAATGATGAATTTGAGTTAAAACTCCCCATAAATGAGCTTTTTAAGCAAATGTTAAGTAATGAAAGTGTTAATGATAAGAGCTTTATTTACGAGCAATTTGACTCAAGTGTAGGGACAAATACCATAAAAGCGGACGGCGCTTTAGGTGCGAGTGTGCTTAGAGTTAAAGAAAATGGTGCGGCTTTAGCTATGGCGATGGAGTGTAATTCAAGGCTTAATTTCATCGACCCTAAAAAAGGTGCAGCTATGGCTGTGGCGGCTGTGGGGAGAAAGATAGCTTGTTCTGGGGCTAGGGCTTTGGCGATTAGTGATTGTCTAAATTATGGCAACCCGCAAAATCCCGAAGTTATGTGGCAGTTCGCACAAGGTTGCGAGGGTATAAAAGAAGCTTGTAAGGCTTTAAATACGCCTGTTGTAAGCGGTAATGTTTCTTTATATAATGAAACAGACGGCATTAGCATTTATCCAAGCCCTACCATAGTGGGCGTTGGAGTGCAAAAAAACGCAAATTTGACCCTTAAAGCAAGGATAGAAAGAGAAAATATAGCCCTTTATCTTTTAGGAGAGAGCTTTGGGGAATTTGGTGCTTCTTTAGCGATGAAAGTGCAAGATAAAAAGGCGGCAGGAAGTATAAAAGGCATGGATTATAAAGCCGAGCTTACGCTTTGGGATTTACTCATAAGTGCAAATGAAAGAGGGCTTTTAGAGTGTGCTAATAGCGTAGGCGTGGGAGGCGTGGCTTTAAGCGTGGCTAAAATGCTTGCTCTTTCTTGCGTGGGAGCGGATTTAAAAAGCGAATTTAAAGATGAATCTTGGCTTTTTGAGGAAAGTTCTTCAAGGGCTGTTGTGGGCGTGAGTGATGAGGAGGCGTTTTTAACTTTGGCAAAAGAATATGGCGTGAAAGCTTACAAACTAGGACTTAGCACGAAAAAGCAAGAATTCATTTTTGATAGTCTTATTTTAAGCTGTGAGGAGCTTAAAAGGCTTTATTTTGAGAGTTTTAAAGAGCAGATATTATGA
- a CDS encoding molecular chaperone DjiA yields MSGILLLILVVLVFYLYYKKWGKSEFVNSASRGAKGFARGFARGVMQERVEEFKRRMNYYVIALLAKIAKSDGRVSEKEAEMISELLDANAKDERERAFLKSAFNEHKENLNDVFEVAKDFLREVPLPKNERFNVLRVLVFMALIDGEFNAKKRELLEQIAKAFNISLNELEAFIESLSKLKSPKKELNENEAYALLELNTGASLSEVKKQYRTLAKKYHPDILNANNVSEEELKRGVEQFQKINEAYEFLKKKLS; encoded by the coding sequence ATGAGTGGAATTTTACTTCTTATTTTAGTCGTTTTGGTTTTTTATTTGTATTATAAAAAATGGGGTAAAAGTGAATTTGTAAATTCAGCTAGTCGTGGTGCTAAAGGCTTTGCAAGGGGTTTTGCTAGAGGAGTGATGCAAGAGAGGGTTGAGGAGTTTAAAAGGCGTATGAATTACTATGTCATCGCACTTTTGGCTAAGATTGCTAAAAGTGATGGCAGGGTCAGTGAAAAAGAAGCTGAAATGATAAGCGAACTCCTAGACGCTAATGCTAAAGATGAGAGAGAAAGAGCGTTTTTAAAGTCCGCTTTTAACGAGCATAAAGAAAATTTAAATGATGTTTTTGAAGTGGCTAAGGACTTTTTAAGGGAGGTCCCTCTACCTAAAAATGAGCGTTTTAATGTGCTTAGAGTGCTTGTTTTTATGGCTTTGATTGACGGGGAATTTAATGCGAAAAAAAGAGAACTCCTAGAGCAAATCGCAAAAGCCTTTAACATAAGCTTAAACGAGCTTGAAGCCTTTATAGAAAGCCTTTCTAAGCTCAAAAGTCCTAAAAAAGAATTAAACGAAAATGAAGCTTACGCACTTTTAGAGCTTAACACTGGGGCAAGTTTAAGCGAGGTCAAAAAGCAGTATAGAACTTTAGCGAAAAAATACCACCCCGACATTTTAAACGCAAATAATGTCAGCGAAGAAGAGCTTAAAAGAGGCGTAGAGCAATTTCAAAAAATCAACGAAGCTTATGAATTTTTAAAGAAAAAGTTAAGTTAA
- a CDS encoding D-2-hydroxyacid dehydrogenase, whose protein sequence is MKIVCLDSATLGGADLSKFSEFGNFVSYELTPKDKVIERLKNADVAMVNKVILDENVLKNTNLKLILETATGLNNIDIEYAKKQGIAVKNVAAYSTKSVVQHSFALIFAFLNQTIFYNDWVKKGKWCESEIFTDFTQMLSDLSGKKHGIIGLGTIGKEVARISSAFGARVCYYSTSGANHNAEYEKLELEELLKTCDIISIHAPLNEKTHNLISYKELKMLKNEAILINVGRGGIINEADLARAMDEGNFRVGLDVLENEPMLKNHPLLSVKDKNRLLITPHIAWASKESLATLIQKLYENLKEWVENGK, encoded by the coding sequence ATGAAAATTGTATGTTTAGATTCTGCGACCTTAGGTGGAGCGGATTTAAGTAAGTTTAGCGAATTTGGGAACTTTGTAAGTTATGAGCTAACACCCAAAGATAAGGTTATTGAAAGGCTTAAAAATGCCGATGTAGCGATGGTTAATAAGGTCATTTTAGATGAAAATGTCCTTAAAAATACCAATTTAAAACTCATTTTAGAAACAGCAACCGGGCTTAATAATATAGACATTGAATACGCCAAAAAGCAGGGTATTGCTGTGAAAAATGTCGCCGCTTACTCGACAAAAAGTGTCGTTCAACATAGCTTTGCTTTAATCTTTGCTTTTTTAAATCAAACGATTTTTTATAATGACTGGGTAAAAAAGGGTAAATGGTGTGAAAGTGAAATTTTTACCGATTTTACCCAAATGCTAAGTGATTTAAGCGGTAAAAAACACGGCATTATAGGGCTTGGAACGATAGGTAAAGAGGTGGCTAGAATTTCAAGTGCCTTTGGAGCTAGGGTGTGCTATTATTCTACAAGTGGGGCAAATCATAACGCAGAGTATGAAAAATTAGAGCTTGAGGAGCTTTTAAAAACTTGCGATATTATTAGTATTCACGCCCCCTTAAATGAAAAAACGCACAATCTTATAAGCTATAAAGAGCTTAAAATGCTGAAAAATGAGGCGATTTTGATTAATGTTGGGCGTGGAGGCATTATCAATGAAGCGGATTTAGCAAGGGCGATGGACGAGGGGAATTTTAGAGTGGGGCTTGATGTTTTAGAAAACGAGCCTATGCTTAAAAATCACCCCCTTTTAAGCGTGAAAGATAAAAATAGGCTTTTAATCACCCCGCACATTGCGTGGGCGAGTAAGGAAAGTTTAGCAACTTTAATCCAAAAGCTTTATGAAAATTTGAAAGAGTGGGTAGAAAATGGCAAGTGA
- a CDS encoding YajQ family cyclic di-GMP-binding protein — protein sequence MASEHSFDISGALDCGELKNALEQAKKELESRYDLKGVKSELEFSEKESLFKLLCSSEAKLEVLKDIVISKLIKRGINPKGIKELSRESGALFKLNLKVNNSIDSENAKKINQAIKDSKLKVSSQIRGEEVRVSGKQIDDLQAVMKLVKELDLELNLSFKNLK from the coding sequence ATGGCAAGTGAGCATAGTTTTGACATTAGCGGGGCGCTTGATTGCGGGGAGCTTAAAAACGCCCTAGAGCAAGCCAAAAAAGAGCTTGAGAGCAGATACGATTTAAAAGGCGTGAAAAGTGAGCTAGAATTTAGCGAAAAAGAAAGCCTTTTTAAACTTTTATGTTCAAGTGAAGCAAAGCTTGAAGTTTTAAAGGATATTGTGATTTCAAAGCTTATCAAAAGAGGGATTAATCCTAAGGGCATTAAGGAGCTTTCCCGCGAGAGTGGGGCTTTATTTAAGCTAAATTTAAAGGTTAATAATAGCATAGACAGCGAAAACGCTAAAAAAATCAATCAGGCGATTAAGGATAGCAAACTCAAGGTAAGCTCTCAAATAAGAGGCGAGGAAGTGCGTGTGAGTGGGAAGCAAATTGACGATTTACAAGCGGTGATGAAGCTTGTTAAAGAGCTTGATTTAGAGCTTAATCTTAGCTTTAAAAATTTAAAATGA
- a CDS encoding AAA family ATPase: MLELKEFLNEPKIEKSKLYQRLQCSKNEALILKELCKSYVCASASVSAFSLLAGLFGEKDYAYLDYLEDLKGLIKRGFVTSGLGFFKNIDSNKLSNSKLVLLQSELSLSQYFLDFLDSKSLFKVPKSKAYGAYLEYLKDEFLRIELYERLSFARRSEYYAVLKSHIKEFEKYIKECLKLSKFHNVLNAIFKEYALNAKEQILFLALLKEEYALSHENSSTREQNALLNLISENELELRQNKKLLEDDSKLLSSFLVEYDEYLNAFGELSKSFFISDEILERVINSPTKQSQIKLESLVKEQEIFELIEPNIDINDIIIPENTKELLSNILKQKDKKVLERLSLWGIKTSKNIEAKIIFYGPPGTGKTMSAFGVAKAMKKAVLSFDCSKILSKWVGESEQNVRKIFDTYKKIANSCKQSPILLLNEADQFLSTRIEGGSGSDKMHNQMQNIFLEQIERFSGVLIATTNFLESLDSAFSRRFDLKIEFKKPDFKDRLKMWEKFLPQNADFEEAFELETLAKYELSGAQILMVVKNTALKTAISKDGIFTMRAFLESIQKELEGSFDKHKIVGF, from the coding sequence ATGCTTGAACTTAAAGAATTTTTAAATGAGCCTAAAATTGAAAAAAGCAAGCTTTATCAAAGACTTCAATGCTCTAAAAATGAAGCCTTGATTTTGAAAGAGCTTTGTAAAAGCTATGTTTGTGCCAGTGCCTCCGTGAGTGCCTTTAGCTTACTTGCTGGACTTTTTGGGGAGAAAGATTATGCTTATTTGGATTATTTAGAGGATTTAAAAGGCTTGATTAAACGCGGTTTTGTAACGAGTGGTTTAGGTTTTTTTAAAAACATAGACTCAAATAAATTAAGCAATTCTAAGCTAGTCTTACTCCAAAGCGAACTAAGCCTTAGTCAGTATTTTTTAGACTTTTTAGACAGCAAGAGTTTATTTAAAGTGCCTAAAAGTAAGGCTTATGGGGCTTATTTGGAGTATTTAAAGGACGAGTTTTTACGCATAGAGCTTTATGAAAGGCTTTCCTTTGCGAGGCGTAGCGAGTATTATGCCGTGCTTAAAAGCCACATTAAAGAATTTGAAAAGTATATTAAAGAGTGCTTGAAACTTAGCAAATTTCATAATGTATTAAATGCTATTTTTAAAGAATACGCCCTAAACGCTAAAGAGCAAATTCTCTTCCTAGCACTTTTAAAGGAAGAATACGCCCTAAGCCACGAAAACTCAAGCACCAGAGAGCAAAACGCTTTGCTAAATTTGATTAGCGAAAATGAGCTTGAACTGCGTCAAAATAAAAAGCTTTTAGAAGATGATTCTAAGCTTTTGAGTAGTTTTTTAGTGGAGTATGATGAGTATTTAAACGCTTTTGGTGAGCTTTCTAAGAGTTTTTTTATCAGTGATGAGATTTTAGAAAGAGTGATTAATTCCCCCACTAAACAAAGCCAAATCAAACTTGAAAGCCTTGTCAAAGAGCAAGAAATTTTCGAACTCATCGAGCCAAATATCGACATCAATGACATCATCATACCTGAAAATACCAAAGAACTTTTAAGCAATATCCTAAAACAAAAAGATAAAAAAGTCCTTGAAAGGCTTAGTTTATGGGGGATTAAAACTTCTAAAAATATCGAAGCAAAGATCATTTTCTACGGACCTCCTGGCACAGGTAAAACGATGTCAGCATTTGGCGTGGCTAAGGCTATGAAAAAGGCGGTTTTAAGCTTTGATTGCTCTAAGATTTTAAGCAAATGGGTAGGCGAGAGTGAGCAAAATGTGCGGAAAATTTTTGACACTTACAAAAAAATAGCCAATTCTTGTAAGCAAAGCCCCATTTTACTGCTAAATGAGGCAGACCAGTTTTTAAGCACACGCATAGAGGGAGGTAGCGGAAGCGATAAAATGCACAATCAAATGCAAAATATCTTCCTAGAGCAAATCGAGCGTTTTAGTGGGGTTTTAATCGCCACGACCAATTTTTTAGAAAGCCTTGATAGTGCCTTTTCTAGGCGTTTTGATTTAAAGATTGAGTTTAAAAAGCCCGATTTTAAGGACAGGCTTAAGATGTGGGAGAAATTTTTGCCTCAAAATGCGGATTTTGAAGAGGCTTTTGAGCTTGAAACTCTAGCTAAATATGAGCTAAGCGGCGCACAAATTCTTATGGTTGTGAAAAACACAGCCCTAAAAACAGCCATTTCAAAGGACGGCATTTTTACGATGAGGGCTTTTTTAGAAAGCATACAAAAGGAGCTTGAGGGAAGTTTTGATAAGCATAAAATCGTAGGATTTTAG
- a CDS encoding autotransporter domain-containing protein: protein MRGGGGGNSQSSKKPLLSLACIFALACYSQADWVINTSDTANTTNSIDATISNNITLNNKNSAVYTTTSGSGQMGSLTINDGVTISSNKNDGKGIIINGGTQVNNITNNGTINAHGQGIEVNRNARVETITIGATGILSSTNRRAIIVNTGGQVNHIDVQGSITGGRGVFNSGTIGVNGTGTSSPNGIKVTGSIMSSDNSAAAIENHGTINGGIDIESGTLTGGRNATQWRSYYISVYNHKMLNGSIKVGENATLMGGIANANPYGQNGVAVLNGNIEVAGKIYTDRASQYDIFNIFATINGDIIIKDTATLSNGIWNQGVINGKIEVDGTINTQGGHSGVYNLNNSTVSQGIVIKENAKIKTKVTNRGTISANGIEVKGQVGGAVDNQGGTITGDVKIESTGKVGGGIHNSGTINGKIENQGKDAVNINNNQRGNVTGGITNHGTATINNRGTTTNITNQTGANATITNTGTVSQQITNHGTAKINNQGKIQSGIINDGGTLTVINDFRRDENAADGYHTIGEIGKTASGVHIENKGGGKLHINAWYFNKEDYATAEERKANALLVDGDFANISIGDSFINTKGLDVDKLYNSYSLIADKDGNAVGDKVNNGQGIDVNKLHSVSGIYSFENFGGAGQYRANINRDELSGRTLAQSIIYSQRVRNVNLSRILREATTQVFVSGKESEVNANGKSLSQLEQLHTNHRDENTKNHTFVIPYYQNFSADLGSHTGKLKSNSSGMLIATQRELPNDYGVFGVYAGFENADQKVAGQRIEMDGNSYYAGLTYNHSFYEDDLTTYFMNLTTKLDYIERDVEKTYRGYIGSASSTAKVFGYGANARVGLSHYLHNDAKITPQIGFNYLGMHNKPFTLNHLGGTREHYLAQSFNFIDAVATIKYETPWINRFKTAVALGTIFNVYKDAKGTLHLDSNVLNAELDIARLYGVVQGGVSYDLTKDSDISLGYSGIFSSANTIRSHALMFRYAWWW, encoded by the coding sequence TTGCGGGGGGGGGGGGGGGGTAACTCACAGAGTTCTAAAAAGCCTCTTTTATCACTCGCCTGTATCTTTGCACTAGCCTGTTATAGTCAAGCGGACTGGGTTATTAATACTAGTGATACAGCAAATACAACAAATAGCATAGACGCCACAATCTCCAACAATATCACTTTAAATAATAAAAATTCAGCAGTTTATACCACCACTAGCGGAAGCGGTCAAATGGGAAGTTTAACCATAAATGACGGCGTTACCATTTCATCAAATAAAAATGACGGCAAAGGCATTATTATCAATGGCGGAACTCAAGTCAATAATATCACCAATAATGGAACGATTAACGCACACGGACAAGGGATTGAAGTAAATAGAAATGCCAGAGTTGAAACCATTACTATAGGAGCTACTGGAATTCTAAGCTCTACAAATAGAAGGGCCATTATAGTCAATACAGGTGGGCAAGTTAATCATATTGATGTGCAAGGCAGTATCACTGGCGGAAGAGGAGTTTTTAATAGTGGAACCATAGGGGTGAATGGGACGGGGACAAGTAGCCCTAATGGCATTAAAGTAACAGGTAGTATTATGTCAAGTGATAATAGTGCAGCAGCCATAGAAAATCACGGCACTATCAATGGAGGCATTGACATAGAAAGTGGGACTTTGACGGGGGGTAGAAATGCAACGCAGTGGAGGTCTTATTATATCAGTGTGTATAATCACAAAATGCTTAATGGAAGCATAAAAGTTGGTGAAAACGCTACCTTAATGGGTGGAATTGCAAATGCAAATCCATATGGTCAAAATGGCGTAGCAGTGCTAAATGGTAATATCGAAGTCGCCGGGAAAATTTATACCGATAGAGCCTCTCAATATGATATTTTTAATATTTTTGCTACGATTAATGGAGATATTATCATAAAAGACACTGCTACCTTAAGTAATGGTATATGGAACCAAGGCGTTATAAATGGCAAAATAGAAGTTGATGGAACTATCAATACTCAAGGTGGGCACAGTGGAGTTTATAATCTAAATAACTCCACCGTAAGCCAAGGTATAGTTATAAAAGAAAATGCCAAGATAAAAACAAAAGTTACCAACCGAGGCACAATCAGTGCAAACGGCATAGAAGTCAAAGGACAAGTCGGCGGTGCCGTAGATAACCAAGGCGGCACTATCACAGGCGATGTTAAGATTGAAAGCACAGGAAAGGTTGGAGGCGGTATCCATAACTCAGGCACTATCAATGGTAAAATAGAAAATCAAGGAAAAGATGCCGTTAATATTAACAATAATCAAAGAGGTAATGTTACAGGTGGCATCACAAACCACGGCACAGCTACCATTAACAACCGAGGCACAACCACAAATATCACAAATCAAACAGGTGCAAATGCCACTATCACAAATACAGGAACAGTAAGTCAGCAAATCACAAACCACGGCACAGCAAAAATCAACAATCAAGGCAAAATTCAAAGTGGTATCATCAATGATGGTGGAACTTTAACCGTTATCAATGACTTTAGAAGAGATGAAAACGCAGCAGATGGTTATCACACCATAGGAGAGATAGGTAAAACAGCAAGTGGTGTCCATATAGAAAATAAGGGTGGAGGCAAACTTCACATTAATGCTTGGTATTTTAATAAAGAAGATTACGCCACAGCTGAAGAAAGAAAAGCAAATGCCCTACTAGTAGATGGAGATTTTGCAAACATAAGCATAGGAGATTCCTTTATCAACACAAAGGGCTTAGATGTGGATAAGCTTTATAATTCTTATAGCCTCATCGCAGATAAAGACGGCAATGCCGTAGGAGATAAGGTCAATAATGGTCAAGGCATAGATGTGAATAAACTGCACTCTGTTTCAGGCATTTATAGCTTTGAAAATTTCGGAGGAGCTGGTCAGTATAGAGCTAATATCAACAGAGATGAGCTAAGTGGTAGAACCCTAGCACAATCGATCATTTATTCTCAAAGAGTAAGAAATGTCAATCTCTCAAGGATACTAAGAGAAGCCACCACTCAAGTCTTTGTTTCAGGTAAAGAAAGTGAAGTTAATGCTAATGGTAAAAGCTTAAGCCAACTAGAACAACTCCACACCAATCACAGAGATGAGAATACAAAAAATCATACCTTTGTGATTCCTTACTATCAAAACTTTAGTGCAGACTTAGGAAGTCATACGGGGAAATTAAAATCAAATTCCTCTGGTATGCTTATCGCTACGCAAAGAGAATTACCAAATGATTATGGAGTCTTTGGAGTATATGCAGGCTTTGAAAATGCTGACCAAAAGGTCGCAGGTCAAAGAATAGAAATGGACGGGAATTCTTACTATGCAGGTTTAACTTATAATCATAGCTTTTATGAAGATGATTTAACAACTTATTTTATGAATCTTACTACTAAGCTTGACTATATAGAAAGAGATGTAGAAAAAACTTATCGTGGTTATATAGGCTCTGCTAGTTCTACTGCAAAGGTATTTGGATATGGGGCAAATGCTAGAGTAGGGTTAAGCCATTATCTTCACAATGATGCGAAAATCACTCCTCAAATAGGCTTTAACTATCTAGGTATGCATAATAAGCCTTTTACTCTTAATCACTTAGGAGGCACAAGAGAGCATTATCTAGCACAAAGTTTTAATTTCATCGATGCAGTTGCGACAATCAAATATGAAACGCCTTGGATTAATCGTTTTAAAACAGCTGTGGCACTAGGAACAATCTTTAATGTCTATAAGGACGCAAAAGGAACCTTACACCTTGATAGCAATGTCTTAAATGCTGAACTTGACATCGCTAGGCTTTATGGAGTGGTGCAAGGGGGAGTTTCGTATGACTTGACTAAGGATTCTGATATTTCTTTAGGATATAGTGGAATTTTCTCTTCAGCTAATACTATAAGATCTCACGCCCTTATGTTTAGATATGCTTGGTGGTGGTGA
- a CDS encoding DMT family transporter: protein MLKAWIFLMLAIVCEVFGVSVMNYSQEGKQIFVYGFMFAMIGVAYYFMSLSIRTISVGVAYAIWEIVGLSLITLIAVFIFGTSLKTQEYIGLALAIVGIVLVNLGEKHEAKDV from the coding sequence ATGCTAAAAGCATGGATTTTTCTAATGCTTGCTATTGTGTGTGAGGTTTTTGGCGTTTCTGTGATGAATTATTCGCAGGAGGGTAAGCAAATTTTCGTTTATGGCTTTATGTTTGCTATGATAGGGGTGGCGTATTATTTTATGTCTCTTTCTATACGCACGATTAGCGTAGGCGTGGCGTATGCCATTTGGGAAATTGTGGGGCTTAGCTTGATAACCCTTATCGCCGTTTTTATCTTTGGCACTTCTTTAAAAACACAAGAATACATAGGCTTGGCACTTGCTATTGTGGGCATTGTGCTTGTAAATTTGGGGGAGAAACACGAGGCTAAAGATGTTTAA
- a CDS encoding SMR family transporter, with product MYLLYVVLAALLDIVANLALNKSNGFRNLKWGIVSVLLVWLAFYLLALSLEGMKLAVAYTLWGSIGILGTTLGGWYFFKQKLKPIGWVGIFIIIIAVITLKTA from the coding sequence ATCTATTTACTTTATGTCGTTTTAGCCGCACTTTTAGACATCGTGGCTAATCTCGCTTTAAATAAGTCTAATGGCTTTAGGAATCTTAAATGGGGCATTGTGTCCGTTTTGCTCGTGTGGCTTGCCTTTTATCTCCTTGCCTTAAGTTTAGAGGGTATGAAACTAGCTGTCGCTTACACGCTTTGGGGAAGTATAGGAATTTTAGGCACGACTTTGGGGGGGTGGTATTTTTTTAAGCAGAAATTAAAGCCTATCGGCTGGGTGGGGATTTTTATCATCATTATCGCAGTAATAACGCTTAAGACGGCTTAA
- the queA gene encoding tRNA preQ1(34) S-adenosylmethionine ribosyltransferase-isomerase QueA — MDKDLSLSNYDYTLPKELIATHPAQPKEAARLLIYERGKDRVTHSTFANLEQFLPDCAIFFNDTKVIKARIYGTKESGGKIELFLHSSVSECEFNAQIRGRVKKGDILHFKEGLSAEILELYADGLRKVCFKQDENLLNTPKLYALLEKIGHIPLPPYIKRADTLKDTQDYQSIFAKNLGAVAAPTASLHFSKAMLESLKKRHEIYTITLHIGAGTFKSVECEDLREHQMHSEFFHINEAAKACIDSKKAILGVGTTATRSIEYYARTGLCSGACDLFLHPFNKPLRQNFLLTNFHLPKSTLIMLVSSFIGREKTLALYKEAVALEYRFYSYGDAMLIL, encoded by the coding sequence ATGGATAAAGATTTAAGCCTTTCAAATTACGATTATACCTTACCAAAAGAGCTTATCGCCACACACCCAGCCCAGCCCAAAGAAGCGGCGAGGCTTTTGATTTATGAGCGTGGAAAAGATAGGGTTACACACAGCACTTTTGCGAATTTGGAGCAGTTTTTGCCTGATTGTGCTATATTTTTTAACGATACTAAGGTCATTAAGGCTAGAATTTATGGGACAAAAGAAAGCGGAGGGAAAATTGAGCTTTTTCTACACTCTAGCGTGAGCGAGTGCGAATTTAACGCACAAATTAGAGGCAGGGTCAAAAAGGGCGATATTTTACATTTTAAAGAGGGCTTGAGTGCTGAAATTTTAGAGCTTTATGCGGACGGCTTACGCAAAGTTTGCTTTAAACAAGATGAAAATTTACTTAACACCCCTAAGCTTTACGCCCTTTTAGAAAAGATAGGGCATATCCCCCTACCGCCCTATATCAAAAGAGCCGACACGCTTAAAGACACGCAGGACTATCAAAGCATTTTTGCTAAAAATTTAGGTGCTGTGGCAGCCCCTACGGCGAGTTTGCATTTTAGTAAGGCTATGTTAGAGAGCCTTAAAAAACGCCACGAAATTTACACTATCACCCTACACATAGGCGCAGGAACTTTTAAAAGCGTAGAATGCGAAGACCTAAGAGAGCATCAAATGCACAGCGAATTTTTTCACATCAATGAGGCTGCAAAAGCGTGTATCGACAGCAAAAAAGCAATTTTAGGCGTAGGAACGACTGCGACTAGAAGCATTGAGTATTATGCTAGGACGGGGCTTTGTAGTGGGGCGTGTGATTTATTTTTACACCCTTTTAATAAGCCTTTAAGGCAAAATTTTCTCCTAACAAATTTCCACTTACCAAAATCCACACTTATAATGCTTGTATCCTCTTTTATAGGGCGTGAAAAGACTCTAGCACTCTATAAAGAGGCGGTTGCGTTAGAATACCGCTTTTATTCTTACGGCGATGCGATGTTAATTCTTTAA